CTTCAAGAGCTTCCGAGCCCGAGGGGCGAGGCGGCGGCGAAAGCCGCCGAGGACGGGGGTGAAGGCGCACGACATGTGCGTGCGCCTGAGGGGGGCGCCTTTAGCCCCCCTGAAACAAACAGCAGGCGCTGAATAAGCCGCCACGCGGCTTTTCAGCAGCCTGCTAGCGGCGGGCGAAGAGGCCGACCAAGAAACCGAGGCCGGCGAGCGCGAGGGCCGCCCACAGGGGGCCGTCGCTGACCCACAGCACCACCCCCGAGAGCAAGCAGAAACCTCCGAAGAGAGCGCCGTGCAGGCCGCCGATGGGGTTTTCCGGCGGCTGCCGGTTCTGAGCTTCGAGCAGCCGCATCGCTTCGCTCACCAAGGCCGGTGTTTTGATCATGGCGTCAAAGATCTCCGGCGCACTGCGCAAACCGGCCTCGACCAACCGCAAGGGGTTGAGCTGCTGCAGGAGCAAGGCCTGGATCGGCTGCTGGGAGACGGCGACGACATCGAACTCCGGCTCGAGGATGTGGCCGACGCCCTCGAAGGTCACCAGGGCCTTGGTCATCAAGACCATTTCGACCGGGAAGAACAGGCGGTGGCGGGCACCGCGCTCGACCGATTCGAGGATCAGCTGGCCGAGGGAGAAGTCGGCGAACTTGGCCGAGCGATGCCAGCGGCGACAGATCTCCGCCACCTCGCGACGAAAGGCCGCCGGGCGCGCTCCGACGCCGGCCTTGGCGGTGCTGGCGAGATAGCGCGCGGCGTTCTCGGCGTCGCCCATCACCAGGCAGTAGAAGTAGTAGAGCAGCGTGCGGCGCAGCTCGTCGTCGAAGCGTCCCACCATGCCGAGGTCGATGAAGCCGAGCTTGGGCCCGGGCAGGACGAGGAGGTTGCCGGGATGGAGGTCGGCGTGGAAAAAGCCGTCGCGGTAGATCATCCGGATGATCGCCGAAGCGCCGCGCTCGATCAGCCGGCGACGCTCGCCCTCGGCGAGGTTGCGGGCGCGCAGCGAGTCCGGCCGTTCGCCGGACAAGTACTCCATGGTGAGCAGGTTGGCCCCACTGGCGTGGCGATAGATCGCCGGAAACACGATGTCCGGCAGATCCGCGAAGTTGGCGGCGAAGATCTCGGCGTTGTCGGCCTCGAGGCGGAGATCGACCTCGCGCCGCGTATAGGCGACGAACTCGTCGATCATGCGCTTCGGCTGGTAGCGCGGAAAGAAGCCCTGGAGAATGCGAGCGAGCAGCCAAAGGAGCTTGGAATCGCGCTCCAGGGTTTCTCGAATGCCGGGCTTGACCACTTTGAGGATCACCGCCTGACCGTTCTTCAAGGTGCCGCGGTGGGTCTGCGCGATGGAGGCCGAGCCCAGCGGTTCCGGATCGATCCAGTCGAAGACCCGCTCGACGGGCTTGCCGAGATCGTTGCGAACGCGTTCGAGAAAGGCCTCGAAGGGCACCACCGGCAGGCGATCGAGCAGGTTCTTGAGCTCGTCCGTGACCGGGCGGGGCAGGATGTCGGAGCGCAGACTGAGAACCTGGCCGAGCTTGATGTAGGTCGGTCCGAGCATCTCGAGGCGTCGCCGGAGCTGCACCGGGAAGGGCAGAGGAATCAGCTTGGAAGCGGCGAACAGCGGGCGCAGCAGGATTGCGAGGAGCCACTCGAGGCGGTAGGCCAGGCCCGACTTGGCGCGTTCCGGTCGATCTCGGACCGAGGCCAGCAGGCGGCCATAGACCAGCCCCATCAGGTGGCGGCCGATGGTCAAGCAGCGTCGCGGCAGGCCTCCGGGGCGGCGCACTGGCTGCACCACGAAGTCTTCGAGAGCTGGCGGCGGGGAGTGCGGGGCAGGGTCGGCCATGATCGACTCGAAGCCATGCTACCGCAAGCCTTTGGACCGCTTCGACGCGGGCCGTCGGCGGCTTGCCCGAAGGTCCTCCGAAGGCCGTGATCGCGATATCATCGCGCCATGAGCAACGACACCCTCGAGCTGGCTCCGGAACGCAAGCTCCCGGACGGAGAAGGCGAGAAGAAGGGCTTCTGGAAGAAGCTCAAACGCGGTCTCCTGATGACCCATACGGAGATCCTCGACAAGATGAACGCCGCCCTCGAAGGGCGCGCGACGCTCGACGAGGACACCCTCGAATACCTCGAAGAAGCCCTGATCAGCGCCGACATCGGCGTCGAAACCTCTCTTGAGCTGGTCGAGCGCATCAAGGCCGACGTCAAGGCCCACCAGGGGGCCGATCTGTTGCGCCTGCGCGAGATGCTGGTCGACGAGATGTCCCTGCTGTTGCTCGATGCCGCCTTGCCGGCGGGACGCAAGCCGGCGGAGAGCAGGTCCGACGGGCCCCTGGTGACCCTGGTGATCGGCGTCAACGGCGTTGGCAAGACCACCTCCATCGCCAAGCTGGCGCGCCATGCCCAGGGGCGCGGAAAGAAGGTCTTGATGGCCGCCGGCGACA
This genomic stretch from Acidobacteriota bacterium harbors:
- a CDS encoding AarF/UbiB family protein gives rise to the protein MADPAPHSPPPALEDFVVQPVRRPGGLPRRCLTIGRHLMGLVYGRLLASVRDRPERAKSGLAYRLEWLLAILLRPLFAASKLIPLPFPVQLRRRLEMLGPTYIKLGQVLSLRSDILPRPVTDELKNLLDRLPVVPFEAFLERVRNDLGKPVERVFDWIDPEPLGSASIAQTHRGTLKNGQAVILKVVKPGIRETLERDSKLLWLLARILQGFFPRYQPKRMIDEFVAYTRREVDLRLEADNAEIFAANFADLPDIVFPAIYRHASGANLLTMEYLSGERPDSLRARNLAEGERRRLIERGASAIIRMIYRDGFFHADLHPGNLLVLPGPKLGFIDLGMVGRFDDELRRTLLYYFYCLVMGDAENAARYLASTAKAGVGARPAAFRREVAEICRRWHRSAKFADFSLGQLILESVERGARHRLFFPVEMVLMTKALVTFEGVGHILEPEFDVVAVSQQPIQALLLQQLNPLRLVEAGLRSAPEIFDAMIKTPALVSEAMRLLEAQNRQPPENPIGGLHGALFGGFCLLSGVVLWVSDGPLWAALALAGLGFLVGLFARR
- the ftsY gene encoding signal recognition particle-docking protein FtsY, with the translated sequence MSNDTLELAPERKLPDGEGEKKGFWKKLKRGLLMTHTEILDKMNAALEGRATLDEDTLEYLEEALISADIGVETSLELVERIKADVKAHQGADLLRLREMLVDEMSLLLLDAALPAGRKPAESRSDGPLVTLVIGVNGVGKTTSIAKLARHAQGRGKKVLMAAGDTFRAAAIEQISLWGERLGVDVVQSQAGADPASVVFDSLKAAKARGVDEVLVDTAGRLHTKEYLMKELGKIGRVIDREAEGWPRRTVLVLDATTGQNALSQARTFRDVVPIDGVLLAKLDGTAKGGMAVAVARELRLPVLYLGVGETPDDLVEFRPREFASALLG